A genomic window from Flavobacterium phycosphaerae includes:
- a CDS encoding T9SS sorting signal type C domain-containing protein, which translates to MILLLLYSINSFSNNHKPDASLAKENTTIITPPPGPSNNQCINATNLPCGTTNLAGTTVGASSYTHGTGCSLSNYGVWYTFVGDGNLNTISATGSGFDLEMAITSGTCGNLTNITCQDSAISSAETYTFTATSGTTYYVYIAHYSTSGTTTGTFTISRTCTVPFNPCASIPNIAACGTTTNTTIASGTGAYSSSACGYSTPGNEQLYTFTPTTTGNYYIQQSSSYGYIDYQYKTAASGCSSTGWTCIDDISGTGTSPVFSLTAGIQYYLLLDPESSGGGNVSFTLGCPAVAPANDNCSGAIVLTVNPTSSCTTSTTGTTLAATQSQTSCSGTADDDVWYSFVATGTSHTITVTPGTLSDLVVQIFSGSCGSLTSIDCVDDTYSSNEATLLNGLTIGNTYFVRVHSYSSSTGQGTFTICITSNIVCTAGNGTGTTSLGCPSVMSGGLGLNGNDPAAIDCLSNSNCVNLEATYLQLGQTTNYTVESIPYAPPYQFNCLTNPVSVNSDDVWSPAINLPFNFCFYGNSYNSCVIGSNGMLSFNTANAGNASGYAFSNSLPSTTGALFANTIYGVYHDIDPSVGGKVGWELITLNTGCRALIASWSDVPMFSTNSILYTGMMVLYENTNIIEVYIQEKNIDDFNLSPWNGGNAIVGIQNAAGTQAVVAPGRNGLDTNWAVTNEAWRFVPSGTSITSIKWYEGAGTSGTVVGTTDTIAVCPTSTTIYTAEVTYTLCGGATLKVTDQTTVTVTGSKVWNGSVDTDWNKANNWTPIGVPTNTDCVVIPNVTNDPIISGSSYNAYGYNLTIKNGGNLQLNSGNNITITDLVNVVTGGVFTIKNSGNLVQINNTAVNTGNIMMERTASVRQLDYVYWSSPVGNFNVNSILAPLISGGIYKWNTTVYNNNGGQGNWEYAAGNTMLPAKGYIVRAPDSFSTSAASPLLGTFTGVPNNGTITTTIYRGTDEITAYHTGNNGTEINNYSDNWNLLGNPYPSSIRGSQFLFDNRTKIMGQIRLWTHGTLPAAIASPFYDTFVYNYNPGDYFTFNFSGSSCCPAASSDLFIGAGQGFFVQMIDGPTGSNTVSFNNGLRNESYSNSTFYRTTNQTTSNTNLVDIERNRIWLDLVDSNQQSDRILVGYIEGATMNADSFFDASTTVPVPMALYSLIGNDKYIIQGRSLPFNPNDIVPLGVKITTPGQYTIAIGGIDGLFENANRNILLEDTETKTVTNLREGPYVFTAAAGTDNTRFKLRYKYPHGNNNNYNRTSNTVLVTAENKQINIQSLETTIENVKLYDLAGREVYNADSINKTEFNINNAIQNQQALIIKITLTDGTTVSKKLMN; encoded by the coding sequence TTGATTTTATTACTACTTTATTCAATAAATTCATTTTCAAACAATCACAAGCCTGATGCCTCATTAGCAAAAGAAAATACGACAATAATCACGCCGCCACCCGGCCCTTCAAATAATCAATGTATTAATGCTACCAACTTGCCTTGTGGTACCACCAACTTAGCCGGAACGACCGTCGGGGCTTCCAGTTATACTCATGGTACGGGTTGTAGTTTATCTAATTACGGGGTTTGGTATACTTTTGTAGGCGATGGTAATCTTAATACTATTTCGGCAACAGGCTCCGGTTTTGACCTTGAAATGGCCATTACTTCTGGCACTTGTGGAAATTTAACCAATATCACTTGTCAAGACTCGGCAATTTCCAGTGCAGAAACATATACATTTACAGCCACATCGGGAACAACATACTATGTATACATTGCTCATTATTCAACATCGGGAACCACAACCGGAACTTTTACCATTTCGAGAACTTGTACAGTACCCTTTAATCCTTGTGCTTCAATTCCTAACATTGCAGCCTGTGGTACAACAACAAATACAACCATAGCTTCCGGAACAGGCGCTTACAGTTCATCCGCCTGCGGTTATTCAACTCCGGGAAATGAGCAGCTGTATACTTTTACTCCAACAACTACAGGAAATTATTATATCCAACAATCCAGTTCTTATGGCTACATTGATTACCAATACAAAACGGCAGCTTCAGGTTGTAGTAGTACTGGCTGGACATGTATAGATGATATTTCCGGCACCGGAACCAGTCCTGTTTTTTCATTAACCGCAGGAATTCAATACTACCTCCTTCTCGATCCCGAAAGTTCGGGCGGCGGAAATGTTAGTTTTACTTTGGGTTGTCCGGCAGTAGCACCTGCAAACGACAATTGCAGTGGGGCCATTGTCTTAACGGTTAATCCAACTTCAAGTTGTACCACTAGTACCACAGGAACAACATTGGCCGCTACTCAATCACAAACCAGTTGTTCGGGCACCGCTGATGATGATGTATGGTACAGTTTTGTCGCCACAGGAACTTCCCACACAATAACAGTAACCCCGGGAACATTATCTGATTTAGTAGTGCAGATTTTTAGTGGCAGTTGCGGTTCATTAACAAGCATAGACTGTGTTGATGACACTTACTCATCTAACGAAGCTACCTTATTAAACGGTTTAACTATCGGGAACACTTATTTTGTCAGAGTTCACAGCTACAGCAGCTCAACGGGGCAAGGAACATTTACCATCTGCATCACTTCCAACATTGTCTGTACCGCCGGAAATGGTACCGGAACTACCAGTTTGGGTTGTCCATCAGTAATGTCGGGCGGATTAGGTTTAAACGGAAATGACCCTGCCGCTATCGATTGTCTTTCAAATTCAAATTGCGTTAATTTGGAAGCTACTTATCTACAATTGGGTCAAACTACCAACTATACTGTTGAATCCATACCATATGCACCTCCTTATCAATTCAACTGTTTGACAAATCCTGTGAGCGTTAACAGTGATGATGTTTGGTCTCCGGCAATCAACTTGCCTTTCAATTTTTGTTTTTATGGCAACTCATACAATTCGTGTGTGATAGGCTCAAACGGAATGTTATCCTTTAATACGGCCAATGCCGGTAATGCTTCAGGATATGCGTTTAGCAATAGTTTACCAAGTACCACCGGAGCTTTATTCGCCAATACCATTTATGGCGTATACCACGACATTGACCCTAGTGTAGGCGGAAAAGTGGGTTGGGAACTGATAACACTAAACACCGGTTGTCGGGCACTTATAGCCTCATGGAGTGATGTTCCTATGTTCTCTACCAATAGCATTTTATATACCGGTATGATGGTACTTTATGAGAACACCAATATTATTGAAGTATACATTCAGGAAAAAAATATAGACGATTTTAATCTATCCCCATGGAATGGCGGAAATGCCATAGTCGGAATTCAGAATGCCGCCGGAACGCAAGCAGTAGTGGCTCCGGGAAGAAACGGACTAGACACCAATTGGGCTGTTACTAACGAAGCATGGCGATTTGTTCCATCCGGAACCTCTATAACTTCTATTAAGTGGTATGAAGGTGCCGGAACCTCCGGAACTGTTGTAGGAACAACGGATACCATAGCGGTTTGCCCAACCTCAACCACTATTTATACCGCTGAAGTAACCTATACTTTATGCGGTGGCGCAACCCTGAAAGTTACTGATCAGACCACCGTTACCGTTACCGGCAGCAAAGTGTGGAATGGCTCTGTAGATACTGACTGGAACAAAGCCAATAACTGGACCCCAATTGGCGTACCAACAAATACAGATTGTGTAGTTATCCCAAATGTTACGAATGACCCTATTATATCCGGCTCATCCTACAATGCTTATGGTTATAATTTAACGATTAAAAATGGTGGAAACCTGCAATTAAATTCGGGCAACAACATCACGATTACCGACTTAGTAAATGTAGTTACCGGAGGTGTTTTTACAATAAAAAACAGTGGTAATCTGGTTCAAATTAACAACACTGCTGTTAATACCGGTAACATTATGATGGAAAGAACCGCCAGTGTGCGCCAACTTGATTATGTATATTGGTCATCACCGGTGGGCAATTTTAATGTCAACAGCATACTAGCACCACTTATTTCGGGCGGTATTTACAAATGGAATACTACGGTATACAACAACAACGGAGGACAAGGCAATTGGGAGTATGCCGCAGGCAATACCATGCTACCGGCAAAAGGCTATATCGTTCGAGCTCCGGATAGTTTTAGCACCAGTGCAGCCTCTCCATTACTGGGTACTTTTACCGGAGTTCCTAACAACGGCACTATAACTACAACCATTTATAGAGGTACTGATGAAATAACAGCTTACCATACGGGTAATAACGGAACCGAAATAAATAATTATAGCGACAACTGGAATCTTCTTGGAAACCCATACCCGTCTTCTATTAGAGGAAGTCAGTTTTTATTTGACAACCGAACCAAAATAATGGGACAAATACGACTATGGACCCACGGTACTTTACCGGCGGCCATTGCCAGTCCGTTTTATGATACATTTGTTTACAATTACAATCCGGGAGATTATTTTACTTTTAATTTTAGCGGAAGTAGTTGTTGTCCGGCCGCTTCCTCTGATTTATTCATAGGTGCCGGACAAGGCTTTTTTGTTCAAATGATTGACGGACCTACAGGCTCCAACACGGTTAGTTTTAATAATGGTTTGCGTAATGAAAGCTACTCTAACAGTACTTTTTACAGAACAACTAACCAAACCACAAGTAATACTAATTTAGTCGATATTGAACGAAACCGAATCTGGTTGGATTTAGTAGACAGCAACCAACAATCCGACCGCATATTAGTTGGGTATATTGAAGGTGCTACTATGAATGCCGACAGCTTTTTTGATGCCAGTACCACAGTACCGGTGCCTATGGCGCTTTACTCTTTGATTGGCAATGACAAATACATAATTCAGGGACGTTCACTTCCTTTTAACCCAAATGATATTGTCCCTCTTGGTGTTAAAATAACTACTCCCGGTCAATACACTATTGCTATTGGTGGTATTGATGGGTTGTTTGAAAATGCAAACCGAAACATTTTATTAGAAGACACCGAAACTAAAACAGTGACCAATTTACGCGAAGGACCCTATGTGTTTACAGCGGCAGCCGGAACCGACAATACCCGTTTCAAGTTGCGTTATAAATATCCGCACGGGAATAACAATAACTATAACAGAACGTCAAATACGGTTTTAGTAACCGCTGAAAACAAACAAATCAACATACAGTCGTTAGAAACAACTATTGAAAATGTAAAATTATATGATTTGGCAGGAAGAGAAGTTTATAATGCCGATAGCATTAACAAAACCGAATTCAACATCAATAACGCTATTCAAAACCAACAAGCGTTGATAATCAAAATCACGTTGACTGATGGCACTACCGTTTCTAAAAAACTAATGAATTAA
- a CDS encoding S46 family peptidase — MKKIILSLIAGIMLMPISMKADEGMWFLMFIERLNHRDMQKMGLQLTAEEIYSINHHSLKDAIVQFNGGCTAEIISKDGLVLTNHHCGYDAVAELSTADDNLLKNGYWAENRKAEKKPSSLYVRFFVRMDDCTKRILAKVNPSMSEADREKAINAEIAAIEKENNEGGKYTVSVRPFFQGNEYYYFVYQDYKDVRLVGVPPESLGKFGGDTDNWEWPRHTADFSMFRVYADKDGNPADYSENNVPLQPKHYLPVNLSGVKEGDFAMILGYPGRTNRWMPAGGIEQNVKFAYPAWVEGAKTGMDNMKKYMDQSAALNLVYASKYASTANYWKNRQGMIDALSKFGTAKTKAAQEAKFNKWANKPANKAKYGNVIANINKFYALTNEKSRHDNYMQQLFRTTSFGTIGRTLGRQLDLYVKADAAKRAQAAPQITEMAEEMYKELYIPAEKDLLAAQLKLYATKATGYKIAPMVEKIGKENNNDFTKYVNAAFELSIFSSVDKIKAFLELPNQAMLDNDPLYTLSNDMLTHYNSKSDEIAKAQNDYSASFRLLVEGLRESKIGSIKYPDANSTLRLTYGKVRSLPADKRNDATINNYTTLDGQVKKYKKGDQEFDLPVKVLDMNKKKDYGRFADKDGSLHVNFLTDNDITGGNSGSPVLNGKGELIGLAFDGNIEAMAGDVIFDNKLQRTINVDIRYVLWVIENFSGAKHIVDEMTLVK, encoded by the coding sequence ATGAAAAAAATTATTTTATCCTTAATCGCCGGGATTATGTTGATGCCAATCAGCATGAAGGCCGATGAAGGAATGTGGTTTTTAATGTTCATCGAACGTTTGAATCATAGAGACATGCAGAAAATGGGCTTACAATTGACAGCCGAAGAAATTTACAGTATTAATCACCACAGTTTGAAAGATGCTATTGTACAATTCAACGGAGGTTGTACGGCCGAAATTATTTCTAAAGACGGATTAGTATTAACCAACCACCACTGTGGTTATGATGCCGTGGCCGAATTATCGACAGCTGATGATAACCTTTTGAAAAACGGGTATTGGGCAGAAAACAGAAAAGCAGAGAAAAAACCTTCCAGCTTGTATGTGCGTTTCTTTGTTCGTATGGATGATTGTACCAAAAGAATTTTGGCCAAAGTAAACCCATCCATGAGTGAAGCCGATAGAGAAAAAGCGATCAACGCTGAGATTGCTGCTATTGAAAAAGAAAACAACGAAGGTGGAAAATATACCGTTTCGGTTCGTCCTTTCTTCCAAGGGAATGAGTATTACTATTTTGTGTACCAAGATTATAAAGACGTTCGTTTAGTAGGTGTTCCGCCGGAAAGTTTAGGAAAATTTGGTGGCGATACGGATAACTGGGAATGGCCACGTCACACGGCAGATTTTTCTATGTTCAGAGTTTATGCTGATAAAGACGGTAACCCTGCTGACTACTCAGAAAACAATGTGCCATTACAACCAAAACACTATTTACCGGTGAATTTAAGCGGTGTAAAAGAAGGTGATTTTGCTATGATTTTAGGCTATCCTGGTAGAACTAATCGTTGGATGCCTGCAGGCGGAATAGAGCAAAACGTGAAGTTTGCTTATCCTGCTTGGGTAGAAGGTGCTAAAACCGGAATGGACAATATGAAAAAATACATGGATCAGAGCGCTGCTTTGAACTTAGTATATGCTTCTAAATACGCCTCTACAGCCAACTACTGGAAAAATCGTCAAGGTATGATTGATGCGTTGAGTAAATTCGGAACCGCCAAGACTAAAGCTGCTCAGGAAGCTAAATTTAATAAATGGGCCAACAAACCGGCTAATAAAGCTAAGTATGGTAACGTAATTGCCAACATCAATAAGTTTTATGCTTTGACTAACGAAAAGTCAAGACACGATAATTACATGCAACAATTGTTCAGAACTACTTCTTTCGGAACTATCGGAAGAACTTTGGGAAGACAATTGGATTTATATGTAAAAGCGGATGCAGCCAAACGTGCTCAAGCAGCGCCTCAAATTACTGAAATGGCAGAAGAAATGTATAAAGAATTATACATTCCGGCTGAGAAAGATTTATTAGCAGCGCAATTGAAATTGTATGCTACTAAAGCAACAGGCTACAAAATTGCTCCAATGGTTGAAAAAATCGGAAAAGAAAACAACAACGATTTTACAAAATATGTAAACGCAGCGTTTGAACTAAGTATCTTTTCTTCGGTAGATAAAATCAAAGCGTTCTTAGAATTGCCTAATCAAGCTATGTTGGATAACGATCCTTTATATACTTTGTCTAATGATATGTTGACGCATTATAATTCAAAATCAGACGAAATTGCAAAAGCACAAAACGATTACAGTGCTTCTTTCCGTTTGTTAGTGGAAGGATTAAGAGAATCTAAAATTGGTTCAATCAAATATCCGGATGCGAACTCTACTTTGCGTTTGACTTATGGTAAAGTACGTTCATTACCTGCGGATAAAAGAAATGATGCTACCATCAACAATTACACTACCCTTGACGGACAAGTGAAAAAATACAAAAAAGGAGATCAGGAATTTGATTTACCGGTGAAAGTTCTTGACATGAACAAGAAGAAAGACTATGGTAGATTTGCCGATAAAGACGGAAGTTTACACGTGAATTTCTTAACCGATAATGATATCACAGGAGGAAACTCAGGTTCGCCGGTATTGAATGGTAAAGGAGAACTAATTGGTTTAGCTTTCGACGGAAACATTGAAGCTATGGCAGGTGACGTAATCTTTGACAACAAATTACAAAGAACTATCAATGTTGATATTCGTTATGTGTTGTGGGTGATTGAGAATTTCTCAGGAGCTAAACACATTGTTGACGAAATGACTTTAGTGAAATAA
- a CDS encoding DUF1905 domain-containing protein: MSGKLKYTFSEKIWQHAAPGGWYFVSLPEHMAKEIRASLKSEEEGWGRLKATALIGSSQWKTAIWFDTKKNTYLLPIKAEIRKKEKLTAEKLVEVAILL, from the coding sequence ATGTCGGGGAAATTAAAATATACCTTTTCAGAAAAGATATGGCAACATGCTGCTCCCGGCGGTTGGTATTTTGTTTCACTTCCGGAGCACATGGCCAAAGAAATCAGAGCCTCGTTAAAATCAGAAGAAGAAGGTTGGGGAAGATTAAAAGCAACAGCCCTTATAGGTAGCAGTCAATGGAAAACGGCCATTTGGTTCGATACCAAAAAGAACACCTACCTCCTTCCAATAAAGGCTGAAATCAGAAAAAAAGAAAAGCTTACTGCTGAAAAATTAGTGGAAGTAGCTATTTTGTTGTAA
- the obgE gene encoding GTPase ObgE — MTEGNFVDYVKIYVSSGKGGKGSSHLHREKFIEKGGPDGGDGGRGGHVILRGNKGLWTLFHLKFARHIKAGHGGDGGSSRSTGHDGEDKVIEVPLGTVVRDKETDEILFEITEHGEERILVKGGKGGLGNWHFRSSTNQTPRYAQPGMPTEEMDVILELKVLADVGLVGFPNAGKSTLLSVLTSAKPKIADYPFTTLKPNLGIVAYREFKSFIMADIPGIIEGAAEGKGLGHYFLRHIERNSTLLFLVPADADDIKKEYEILLDELRRYNPEMLDKDKLIVISKCDMLDDELKAELKTELDKAFKGTPYLFISSVAQQGLTELKDKLWEMLNVDAEEPENSHGL; from the coding sequence ATGACAGAGGGAAATTTTGTAGATTACGTAAAAATATATGTCTCTTCCGGAAAAGGAGGGAAAGGTTCTTCGCATCTACACAGAGAAAAATTTATTGAAAAAGGCGGTCCCGATGGAGGAGACGGAGGTCGTGGCGGACACGTAATTTTGAGAGGAAATAAAGGCTTGTGGACGCTGTTTCACCTGAAATTTGCCCGTCATATCAAAGCCGGTCACGGTGGTGATGGAGGAAGTTCCAGAAGTACCGGACACGATGGAGAAGATAAAGTGATTGAAGTGCCGCTGGGAACAGTAGTGCGCGATAAAGAAACGGATGAAATTTTATTTGAAATCACCGAACACGGCGAAGAGCGTATTTTGGTGAAAGGCGGAAAAGGCGGATTGGGGAACTGGCACTTTAGAAGTTCGACCAACCAAACGCCGCGTTATGCCCAGCCGGGTATGCCTACCGAAGAAATGGATGTTATCCTGGAATTAAAAGTTTTAGCCGATGTAGGTTTGGTAGGTTTTCCCAATGCCGGGAAATCGACTTTACTTTCGGTATTGACTTCGGCCAAACCTAAGATTGCCGATTATCCGTTTACGACTTTGAAACCCAATTTGGGGATAGTGGCGTACCGCGAATTCAAATCGTTTATCATGGCGGATATTCCGGGAATTATTGAAGGAGCTGCCGAAGGAAAAGGATTGGGACATTATTTCCTGAGACATATTGAAAGAAACTCAACACTGTTGTTTTTGGTGCCTGCCGATGCTGATGATATTAAAAAAGAATACGAGATTCTGTTAGACGAATTACGTCGTTACAATCCGGAAATGCTGGATAAAGATAAATTGATTGTCATTTCTAAATGCGATATGCTGGACGACGAACTGAAAGCAGAATTGAAAACCGAATTAGACAAAGCCTTTAAAGGAACGCCTTACTTGTTTATTTCTTCTGTAGCCCAACAAGGATTAACCGAGCTGAAAGACAAGCTTTGGGAAATGCTGAACGTTGACGCCGAAGAACCGGAGAACAGTCATGGTCTATAA
- a CDS encoding hemolysin family protein: MEILIILFLILLNGVFSMSEIALISARKNRLETAAKKGNTNAKVALDLANSPNKFLSTVQIGITLIGILTGIYSGDKITTDVTLFIESFATLKVYAHSIAVGIVVVILTFFSLVLGELLPKRIGLNYPEAIAKGVAVPMKMVSIITMPFIWLLTISTDFILDVFKIKPTADGKVTEEEIKAIIKEGTEGGEVQEIEQDIVERVFHIGDRKINSLMTHRQSIVYLSYDDTVEELKTKMFDELHSFYPVCQENLDDVVGIVLLKDLFVGFEKDNFQLKSIVKEPVYMIEHTSAYKALENFKKSKVHYALVTDEYGVFQGIITLNDILEALVGDAADFDDDEYQLISREDGTWLVDGLYSLHDFLTYFDMDELTNDYEVTTVSGLIMTEMGKIPTTGEKLIWNKFELEIIDMDGVKIDKVLVKAIKE, encoded by the coding sequence ATGGAAATACTAATTATTCTTTTTTTAATACTGTTAAACGGGGTGTTCTCCATGTCGGAGATTGCTCTGATTTCAGCGCGTAAAAACCGCTTGGAAACGGCAGCTAAAAAAGGGAATACCAATGCCAAAGTGGCGCTGGATTTAGCCAATTCACCCAATAAATTTCTTTCGACTGTTCAAATTGGCATTACGTTAATCGGGATTCTGACCGGTATTTATTCGGGCGATAAAATTACGACTGATGTTACTTTATTTATTGAAAGTTTTGCGACGCTAAAAGTATATGCCCATAGCATAGCCGTTGGAATTGTAGTCGTGATATTGACTTTTTTCTCTTTGGTTTTAGGCGAATTGTTGCCGAAAAGAATCGGATTGAACTATCCTGAAGCCATTGCCAAAGGAGTTGCCGTTCCGATGAAAATGGTTTCCATCATAACGATGCCTTTCATTTGGTTGCTGACCATTTCTACGGATTTTATCTTAGATGTTTTCAAAATAAAACCTACGGCTGACGGTAAAGTAACCGAAGAAGAAATCAAAGCCATCATCAAAGAAGGTACCGAAGGCGGAGAAGTACAAGAAATTGAGCAGGATATAGTAGAACGCGTTTTTCATATTGGCGATCGAAAAATAAATTCGTTGATGACTCACCGTCAATCGATAGTGTATCTTTCTTATGATGATACTGTTGAGGAATTGAAAACCAAAATGTTTGATGAGTTGCATTCGTTTTATCCGGTTTGCCAAGAGAATTTAGACGATGTAGTGGGTATAGTTTTACTGAAAGATTTGTTTGTCGGTTTTGAAAAAGACAACTTTCAATTGAAATCGATTGTCAAAGAGCCGGTATATATGATTGAGCATACTTCGGCTTATAAAGCGTTGGAGAATTTCAAGAAATCGAAAGTGCATTATGCTTTGGTAACCGATGAATATGGTGTTTTTCAGGGAATCATTACTTTGAATGATATCTTGGAAGCGTTAGTGGGCGATGCGGCCGATTTTGATGATGATGAATACCAATTGATTAGTCGAGAAGACGGTACTTGGCTCGTGGACGGCTTGTATTCTTTGCACGATTTCCTAACGTATTTTGATATGGATGAGTTGACCAATGATTACGAAGTAACGACCGTTAGCGGATTAATCATGACCGAAATGGGCAAAATTCCAACCACGGGAGAAAAACTCATTTGGAATAAATTTGAATTAGAAATCATCGATATGGATGGTGTAAAGATTGATAAAGTGCTTGTGAAAGCCATAAAAGAATAG
- a CDS encoding adenylate kinase yields the protein MINIVLFGKPGAGKGTQAEFLKEKYNLTHLSTGDIFRFNIKNDTALGQLAKTFMDKGDLVPDEVTIKMLESEVDKNPTCAGFLFDGFPRTLAQAAALDSFLESKGQSITATVALEADDEILVQRLLERGKTSGRPDDQDEEKIRNRYQEYNEKTAPLTNYYDAQGKFYAVDGIGSIEEVTQRLSKVIDNL from the coding sequence ATGATTAACATCGTTCTTTTCGGAAAACCAGGTGCGGGAAAAGGCACACAAGCTGAATTTTTAAAAGAAAAATACAATCTGACTCATCTTTCTACCGGAGATATTTTCAGATTCAATATAAAAAACGACACCGCTTTGGGACAATTAGCCAAAACCTTTATGGATAAAGGCGATTTGGTTCCAGATGAAGTAACCATCAAAATGCTGGAAAGCGAAGTGGATAAAAATCCAACTTGTGCCGGTTTTTTGTTTGACGGTTTTCCACGAACATTGGCGCAAGCAGCTGCTTTGGATAGTTTTTTAGAATCAAAAGGACAAAGCATTACAGCTACTGTGGCCTTAGAGGCTGATGATGAAATTTTAGTGCAACGGTTGTTAGAAAGAGGAAAAACCTCGGGCCGACCAGACGATCAGGACGAAGAAAAAATCAGAAACCGTTACCAGGAATACAACGAAAAAACGGCGCCTTTGACCAATTATTATGATGCTCAAGGCAAGTTTTATGCCGTAGACGGTATCGGTAGCATTGAAGAAGTAACCCAACGATTAAGCAAAGTAATCGACAATTTATAA
- the hpt gene encoding hypoxanthine phosphoribosyltransferase yields MIHLHDKSFEPFISSDEIDFAIKNMAKQMDDDFFDEVPVFIGVLNGAFMVMSDLMKQYRGMCEVSFVKMASYEGTQTTNEVKELIGLNQNLEGRTVVIVEDIVDTGNTIEELKAIFKEKKVKHLKIATLFFKPDAYKKDIKIDYVGIRIPNKFIVGYGLDYDGLGRNLPDIYQLAE; encoded by the coding sequence ATGATACACCTTCACGATAAATCCTTCGAGCCTTTTATTTCTTCAGATGAAATTGATTTCGCTATAAAGAATATGGCCAAACAAATGGATGATGATTTTTTTGACGAAGTGCCTGTGTTTATAGGTGTTTTAAACGGCGCCTTTATGGTGATGAGTGATTTGATGAAACAATATCGCGGGATGTGTGAAGTGAGTTTTGTGAAAATGGCCTCTTATGAAGGAACCCAAACCACCAATGAAGTAAAAGAACTGATAGGATTGAATCAAAATTTAGAAGGCAGAACGGTAGTAATCGTAGAAGATATTGTTGACACCGGAAATACCATCGAAGAGCTTAAAGCTATTTTCAAAGAGAAAAAAGTTAAGCATTTAAAAATTGCTACCCTGTTTTTCAAACCGGACGCTTATAAAAAAGACATCAAAATTGATTATGTCGGGATTAGAATTCCGAATAAATTCATCGTTGGTTATGGTTTAGACTACGACGGTTTAGGAAGAAATTTGCCGGACATATACCAATTAGCCGAATAA